In one window of Limibacillus sp. DNA:
- a CDS encoding phosphoribosylanthranilate isomerase, whose translation MAIEVKICGLSDEQGVSAALAGGADLLGFVFYPPSPRYVAPASAAALCRYAGERALRVGLFVDPSDDLLSSILAAAPLDMVQLHGKETPQRVAEIRERFGHPVMKALPVAEAADLEAADKYLPVADRLLFDAKPPKGMKDALPGGNALSFDWKILAGRDWKRPWMLAGGLSPDNLAEAVKISGARRVDVSSGVESKPGKKDPERIKALLAIAKGL comes from the coding sequence ATGGCGATCGAGGTGAAAATCTGCGGGCTGTCGGACGAGCAAGGCGTCTCCGCCGCTTTGGCGGGCGGGGCGGACTTGCTTGGTTTCGTCTTCTATCCGCCGAGTCCGCGCTACGTCGCGCCGGCGAGCGCCGCGGCGCTCTGCCGCTATGCGGGCGAGCGGGCGCTGCGCGTCGGGCTCTTCGTCGATCCCAGCGACGACCTGCTGTCCTCGATCCTGGCGGCGGCGCCGCTCGACATGGTGCAGCTGCATGGCAAGGAGACGCCGCAACGCGTGGCGGAGATCCGGGAGCGCTTCGGCCACCCGGTGATGAAGGCCCTGCCGGTCGCAGAGGCCGCAGACCTGGAGGCCGCCGACAAGTACCTTCCGGTGGCCGACCGCCTGCTGTTCGACGCCAAGCCGCCCAAGGGCATGAAGGACGCCCTGCCGGGCGGCAACGCCCTTTCCTTCGACTGGAAGATCCTGGCCGGGCGCGACTGGAAGCGGCCCTGGATGCTGGCGGGCGGCCTCTCGCCCGACAACCTAGCCGAGGCGGTGAAGATTTCGGGCGCACGGCGGGTCGATGTCTCCTCCGGCGTCGAGTCCAAGCCCGGCAAGAAGGACCCGGAGCGCATCAAGGCGCTGCTCGCCATCGCCAAGGGCCTCTAA